TCGCAGCGGCGCGAGCAAGACCGAAATCGCCGGCGACCGTAAAGAAATTCGCGACGACCTAGCAAAATTGTCGAAGGACCGCGCCGAACTCAAAGCGGACCAAAACAAACTCAACACGGCGCGCGTTGAACTGAAGAACGACCTGCACAAACGCTAAACCCGCCTTCATTCCACCCGCCTGACCACCGCAACGGAGGTCAGGCGGGTGTTTACAAACTCCTCTCACAAACTTATTGTTTCCGTCGGCGATCGCGATTAGTGTGGAGCGACTTTCTCGGGAGGTTGTTCCAACATGGCGATCAAACGTTACAACGCGGGCATTCAACGCGCCAAAGGGCTTTTGGAAATCGGCGCGGCCATGTACGACAGTTCACTGTCCTATCAAACCAAACGAGGCGCTGAAGGAACCTTGCAAACCGACACCCATGTCGGCCGGGTGATCCGCCTCTCGTTGGGCGTAAAAGCGATCGAAACCACCGACATTCCAGTCTCGTTCGTCACCGGGAGCTTTCCAGAAATCATCGCCGTCGCGCGCGGCGATTACTCACTGGCCTGGCTCAATCCATCGGCCATGTTGACCATGGCTTACCGCGGCACCGGGGTTTTCAAAAAACGCTTGCCGGTGCGCACCATCGCGACCTTTCCATCCTTCGACGTCATGGGCTTTGCCGTGCACCAATCCACCGGCATCACTTCTTTGGAACAGATCAAACGTGAACGTATCCCGCTGCGCGTCTCCACCGGCTTTATCCCGACATCCGACATGACCGGCAGCGCCACCATGTTCACGGTGTCGGCGACTCTGAAAGCCGCGGGCTTTACGCTCGCCGACATAAAAAAATGGGGCGGTAAGATTCACTCTGTGCCGCGGCCAAGCGCGCCGGGACGGCGCGCGGCCATCGCCGATGGCTCCATCGACGCGGTCTTCGACGAAGGCATCAAGAGTTGGGGACAGGCCGCCCTCGACAACGGCTTTCGCTACTTGCCCATTGAAGGCGCTGTGCTGCGCCGCCTAAAGGCGCTCGGTTATCGCCCCAGCGCCATGTCGCGCTGCGGCTTTAAGGGAATGAAACAAGACGTTCCCACGATCGATTTTAGCGGTTGGCCGATGATTGTGCGCGCCGACATGAGCGACAAAGTCGCCTACGCGCTGTGCGAAGCGATCGAGCTACGCAAGCAGGCGATTCCGACGGACAACTTCAAACCGCTGAGCATGAAACAGTTGTGCAGCAACGACGGCGAAGCGCCCTTCGACGTGCCGCTTCATCCGGGCGCGAGACGGTTCTACCGCGAGCGCGGCTATCTCAAATAGCGAATAATAAATTTCCGTTTGCCGACGGCGCCGTTTCCATAGTAGAAACACGCCGGGCAATCGGAACGAGATTCATGGACGGCCAGCCGACAGCACTTCAGCATTACAACGCCGCGGTCGATCTGATCGAGCGCAATCTTGCCGCGCGGCCGGAAAAAATCGCTTACATCGACGAGGGCGGCAGCTACAGCTTCGCCGAACTCGCCAGCCGTGTGAATCGCGCCGCCAACGCCCTGACAACGCTCGGCTTGCCATTGGAGAGCCGCGTCATGGTTTGCCTGCTCGACACCATCGACTTTCCCGCGGTTTTTCTCGGCGCCATCAAAGCCGGCCTGGTGCCCATCGCGGTCAACACACTGCTCACGACCAACGACTTCGATTTCATGTTGCACGACAGCAGAGCCCAAGCGCTAGTCGTTTCCGAACCGCTCTTGGCTGTGTTCAAGACAATCTTGCTCAAACAACCGTTTCTCGAGCATGTCGTCGTATCGGGCGCCAATGAATCGACACATCCGCTGCTGGCCAATTTAATGGCGGCGGCGGCAGATCAATTTACCGCCGCGCCGACGCGTCCCGATGACGCCGCCTTTTGGCTCTACTCATCCGGCTCCACAGGCACACCGAAGGGCGTCGTCCATGTGCAGACCAGCATGATCAAGAGCGCGGAACTATACGCGCAACCGATATTGGGAATCCAAGAAAGCGACGTCGTCTTTTCCGCCGCCAAGTTATTTTTCGCCTACGGCCTCGGCAACGGCTTAAGTTTCCCATTGTCGGTGGGTGCGACGACGATATTGCTGAGCGAGCGGCCGACGCCCCAAGCGGTTTGCCGTATCTTGAAAGAATACCGGCCGACGATTTTCTATGGCGTGCCGACATTGTACAGCGCGCTGCTCGCCAGCGGCGAACTGCCTAAGCGCGAAGAGTCCAACCTGCGCCGTTGCACCTCGGCCGGCGAAGCGCTGCCGGCGGATGTCGGCCGACGCTGGTCGGAACATTTCAGCGTCGATATTCTCGACGGCCTGGGCTCGACGGAGATGGTGCATATTTTCTTGTCGAATCGGCCCCACGACAATCGCTACGGCACTTCGGGGAAACCGGTGCCAGGTTACGACATTCGCTTGGTCGATGAAGACGGCAACCCAGTAAAAAAAGGCGACATCGGCGAACTCCAAGTCGCCGGCCCGACCGGCGCGGCGTATTATTGGAACAACCGCGAGAAAAGCCGCAACACCTTTCTCGGTCCATGGACCCGCAGCGGCGACAAATATACCGAGAGCGACGACGGCTACTTCATCTACGGCGGCCGCGCCGACGACATGCTGAAAGTCGGCGGCATCTGGGTCTCGCCCTTCGAAGTCGAATCGGCGCTCGCGTCCCACGCCGCCGTGCTCGAAACCGCGGTGGTCGGACAGCCCGATGAAAACGGCTTGATCAAACCGAAAGCCTACGTGGTGCTGCGTGCCAATGTGCCGCAAAGCGCCGAACTTGCGGCGGCGCTGCAACAACATGTCAAAGCCCATCTCGCGCCCTATAAATATCCGCGCTGGATCGAATTCGTCGCCGAGCTGCCGAAAACCGCCACGGGCAAGATTCAGCGCTTCAAGCTGCGCGCTTGAATTTTTTTTGGCGTTTGTCACAACAGTAAAGACTCTTCCGGAGGCAAAAATGAAAATCGATCGCCGCAAATTTTTAACCCAAGCGAGCCTGCTCAGCGCCGGCGCTCTGCTGCCCAAGTTCGCCTTCGGGCAAGCGCAGAAAATCCGCGTCGGCTTGATGCTGCCGTACACCGGCACCTACGCCCAGCTCGGCGTCAACATCACCAACGGTTTCAAGCTCGCGGTCAGCGAACGGGGCGGCAAACTCGGCGGGCGAGAATTGGAATATTTCACCGTCGACGACGAAGCCGATCCCTCCAAAGCGCCGGAGAATACCAACAAACTGGTCCAGCGCGACAAAGTCGACGTGCTGGTCGGCACGGTGCATAGCGGCGTGCAGATGGGTATGGTCAAGATCGCCAAGGAAACCAACACCCTGATGATCATTCCCAACGCCGGCCTCGACGCCGCCACCGGCGCGCTCTGCGCGCCGAATATTTTCCGCACGTCTTTTTCCAATTGGCAGCCGTCTTATCCGATGGGTAAAGTGATGGCCGACCGCGGCATCCGCAACGTCATATCGCTAGCGTGGAAATACGGCGCCGGTGAAGAAGCGGTGGCGGGGTTTACCGAAGGCTTCATCAAAGCCGGCGGCAAATCGGTGCACGGTTTGTGGATTCCCTTTCCCAACACTGAATTTCAAGCGCTGCTGACGGAAATCGCCGCGCAGAAGCCGGACGCGGTCTTTGTTTTCTTCGCCGGCGGCGGCGCGGCAAAGTTCGTTAAGGATTACACCGCCGCGGGCTTGCGCCGCAGCATTCCACTCTACGGCTCGGGCTTTCTTACCGACGGCATCTTGGACGCGATTCTCGATTCGGCCCAAGGTCTCGAAACAACGCTACACTACGCGGACGGGTTGAATACCAAACGCGACAAAGAATTCCGCTCAGCATACACTCGAGCGGTCTCGACCGAACCGGATGTTTACGCCGTGCAGGGCTACGACGCCGGCTTGCTCCTCGCCGTCGGTCTCGACGCGGTCAAAGGCGATATCACCAAGCGCAAAGAAATGATCGCGGCAATGGAGAAAGCCAAGATCGACAGCCCGCGCGGGACATGGACGATGTCGAAGGCGCACAACCCGATCCAAGATATTTATTTGCGCAAAGTCGTCGGCAAAGAAAATCGTTTTGTCAGCATCGCCCACAAAGCGTTGGCCGATCCGGCGCGCGGCTGCAAACTTTAAAAACCTAGTCATTCACCACGAACAACACGAAGAACACGAAGTCCGGAAGAATAATTTTTCGAAACCTTCGTGCCCTTCGTGAACTTCGTGGTGAAACCGACTTTCACCATGTTCTACTTGATCCAATTATTGAACGCCGTCCAGTACGGCTTGTTGCTCTTTCTTCTCGCCAGCGGTTTGACCCTGATTTTCGGCATCATGGGTGTGATCAATCTCGCCCACGGCAGTTTTTACATGGTCGGCGCTTATCTGGCCTACTGGCTCGCCAATGCCACCGGCAGCTTGTGGCTGGCGCTGCCCCTCGCCGTCGGCATCGCCTTCGCCATCGGCCTCGTGCTCGAGACCACAATCATCCGCCGCTTGTACCAACGGGATCATCTCTATCAAGTGCTGCTCACCTTCGGCCTGATCTTGGTTTTCGAAGAGCTGCGCAGCATTCTATTCGGCAACGAAGTTCATGGCGTCGCCGTGCCGGCGCTGGTGAATTTTTCCATCCCGTTGACAGAGACCCTCTCTTACCCGGTCTACCGGCTATTCGTCACCGCGGTTTGTCTCGCCGTCGCCGGGATCATGTATTTCGTCATGCATCGAACCCGCCTCGGCATGATGATCCGCGCCGGCAACAGCAACCGCGAAATGGCCGCATCCCTGGGCGTCAATATTTCATTACTGTTCACGCTGGTGTTCGCCGTCGGCATGGCGCTCGCCGCTTTCGCCGGCGCCATCGCCGCGCCGATCGTTTCGGTGGCGCCGGCCATGGGCAATCAAATTTTGATCATCTGCTTTGTCGTCGTCGTCATCGGCGGCATCGGTTCGATCAACGGCGCACTGATCGCGTCGCTTTTAATCGGCCTGGCCGACACCTTGGGCAAAGTCGTGGTGCCGGAATTTTCCGGCGTGGCGATTTATCTGTTGATGGCGGCAATTCTCTTGTGGCGTCCCCAAGGGCTGGCGAATAAATCGTAAAGCGCCGTGACTCACATCACCCTGCCGCGCTCGGTTCTGTTCGCCGCCTTGTTGCTGCTGGCGCTCGTGCCTTCAGTCGCATCGACTTTTTATCTTCAGCTCGGCGCCAAGATCATGATCATGGCGATCTTCGCTTTGAGCCTCGACTTGCTGGTCGGCCACACCGGCTTGGTGAGCTTCGGTCACGCCGCTTACTTTGGCGTCGCCGCCTATGCACTGGCGCTGATCGCGCCGAAATATGAAGCGGTGAATTTTTGGCTCACTCTCCCCGCCGCGCTGATCGCAACCGCCATGGTCGCGCTAATCATCGGCTTTCTCGTCGTGCGCACGAGTGGAATCTACTTCATCATGGTCACGCTGGCTTTCGCGCAAATGCTCTACGCGATTTTCCACGACACCAAACTCGGCGGCGGCTCCGACGGCATCTACATTACCATGCGGCCGGAATTGACCATCAGCGGATTCAAACCCCTCGATCTGGAAAATCCCGTGGAGTTTTTTTACCTCGTGCTGATCTTGCTCGGCGCCGTTTATATTTTCTTGAATTACCTGCTGCACTCACAATTTGGCCGAGCCCTCGCCGGCATCCGCGTCAATCCGCAACGCATGCGCGCCATCGGTTTCGCCGTGGACGCCTACAAGCTTGGCGCCTTCGTCCTCGCCGGCGCCATCGCCGGTCTCGCCGGCTATCTCGCCGCCTGCCAATTCGGCTTCGTCAGTCCGGAGATTCTCGCCTGGCATCAATCCGGCACCGTACTCATGATGGTGATCCTCGGCGGTATGGGCCGTTTGCACGGCGCGGTGATCGGCGCGTTTGCCTACGTCATGCTGCAAGAATTGCTTTCCGCCGAAGCGTTGTTCGGCGTTTACGCCAAGCATTGGCAGCTAGCCATGGGGAGCTTGATCGTGATCATCGTCCTGGCATTGCCGCACGGCATCGGCGGCGCCATCGATGTTTTTCTGCACCGCCGACGCGTGAACTCGGAAGCTAGCGATGACTGAGGCGATTCTTTCAGTAGAGAATTTGACCAAACACTTCGGCGGCGTCGCCGCGGTGGAAAATCTGTCTTTGCAAGTGAACACGCGCGAGCTGCATGCCGTCATCGGTCCCAACGGCGCCGGCAAAACCACGCTGATCGATCTCCTGTCCGGCGACCTGACGCCGAACAGCGGCACGATAAATTTTCTCGGTAACGACATCGTCAAGCTCGCGCCGCACCGCCGCTCACGCCTCGGCATCGGCCGCAGCTATCAGAAGACCAACATCTTTCCGAGCTTCAGCGCCGTCGAGAACTGCCGGCTCGCCGCCCAATCCCGCGAGCCGCGCCCGCTCAATTGGTGGCGCGATGCGGATCATTATCGCGACACGATCAACGATGCCCGCGCGGCGTTGGTCACGGTGGGCTTAGCCCAGCGCTCGGATGATCTAGCGTTAGCGTTGAGCCACGGCGAACAACGGCAACTCGAAATCGCCATGTGCTTGGCGACCCAACCGCAATTGCTTTTACTCGACGAACCGCTGGCCGGCATGGGCAGCGAAGAATCGATGGCAATGGTTCAGCTGATCGAGCGGCTCGCGGCCAGCCACGCGATTTTGCTGGTCGAGCACGACATGGACGCGGTGTTCCAACTCGCCAAAGTGCTCACCGTCATGGTCGACGGTAAAGTGATCGCATCGGGAACACCGGAGGAAATTCGCGCCAACTCGAAAGTGCAAGCTGCCTATCTCGGCGAAACGGACGATGGCCTATGAGCGACACGCCGATCATCGCGGCGCGTGAGCTGCACAGCTACTACGGCGCTAGCCATGTTTTGCATGGCGTCGATTTCTCGATCCACGCCGGCGAAGCGGTCGGCCTGATGGGACGCAACGGCATGGGCAAGTCGACCCTCATCCGCACGCTCCTCGGCCACCTGGCGCCGCGCCGCGGTGAAGTGCGCATCGACGGCAAACCGATGACCGGTGCCGCGCCATATTTAATTGCCCGCCAAGGTATCGCCTATGTCCCCGAAGGTCGCGGCATCTTTGCCAATCTCACGGTGAAAGAGAATCTCCTCATGGCCGCGCGCCCAGCGTCCACTGGAGATAATCATTGGAGCTTCGAACGCGTGCTGAAAACTTTTCCGCGCATAGCCGAACGGCTTTCCCACGGCGGTCAACAACTTTCCGGCGGCGAACAGCAAATGCTCGCCATCGGCCGCGCACTAATGACACATCCGAGATTACTCATTCTCGACGAAGCCACCGAAGGCCTGGCGCCGCTGATCGCCCAAGAAATTTGGCGGATCGTCAAAACTATTCGCGCAACCGGCATCGCCGCCATCATCGTCGACAAAAACTTCGCAGCCGTGTCGGCGCTCACCGACCGCAGCGTCATTCTGGTCAAAGGCCGCGTCGTCTTTGCCGGAACCAGCGGCGAATTCAAAGCGCAGCCGCAATTGTTGCAGCAGCATTTAGGTATTTGAATGTTGCAGCCGCGCCTAGTAATTTAGCCGCAGCCGATCTTGCGAGGAACCGTTATGAAGTACAAATGCATCTCCGCCGATTCCCATCTGGAAATCCGTCCCGACCGTTACGCCAAACGGGTGGCGGAAAAATTTCGCGATCGGGCGCCCAAAGTGATCACGCTGGAAGACGGCACGCTGGCGGTGCTGCAAGAAGGCCAGCCTTTGGAGCGGCTGATTTCGAACATCTCCTGCGGCTTGCCGTACGAAGAGCGCAGACCCTTCGATCCACTGCCCGGCGAAAGCTACGAAACCTCACCGGGCACCGGCTCGCCAGCTCAACGCCTGACCGAACAGGACAAAGACGACGTCGATGCCGAGGTGCTTTTTCCCGGCAACGTCGGTCCCGGCTTTTGGCGCGGCATCGGCAACGACGAAGCGTATAAGTCCGTCGTGCGCGCCTACAATGACTGGTTGGCGGAAGAATACTGCGCGTTTTCACCCGAGCGCTTGATCGGCGTCGGCGTGATTCCGATCACCAACATTGACGATGCCGTGGCGGAGCTAAAACATTGCAAGAAGCTCGGCCTCAAAGCGGTGGCCATCGACAATTTTCCGGCCGGCAAACGCCAGCCCAGCGCCGCCGACGATCCCTTCTGGGCCGCCGCGGTGGATTTGCAAATCGCGCTGACGATTCACGTTGAGTTCGGTTTTCCGCGCCGCGGCCGCGGCCAACCGGCGGTCGCCGCGCTAGCTTTTAATTACGCCAAAAAAACCAATCCCGAACATCACGTGCCCGACGTTATCGAGCGTTTTAATAAATACGGTTTTCGCGGCAGCAAACAGGTCGTGCAGATGATTTGGGGCGGGGTGTTCGAGCGCTTTCCGAAATTGAATATCTACGTCGCCGAAGTGCAGATCGGCTGGGTGCCCAATTGGCTCGACCAGATGGACAACGA
The sequence above is a segment of the Deltaproteobacteria bacterium genome. Coding sequences within it:
- a CDS encoding ABC transporter permease, producing MKIDRRKFLTQASLLSAGALLPKFAFGQAQKIRVGLMLPYTGTYAQLGVNITNGFKLAVSERGGKLGGRELEYFTVDDEADPSKAPENTNKLVQRDKVDVLVGTVHSGVQMGMVKIAKETNTLMIIPNAGLDAATGALCAPNIFRTSFSNWQPSYPMGKVMADRGIRNVISLAWKYGAGEEAVAGFTEGFIKAGGKSVHGLWIPFPNTEFQALLTEIAAQKPDAVFVFFAGGGAAKFVKDYTAAGLRRSIPLYGSGFLTDGILDAILDSAQGLETTLHYADGLNTKRDKEFRSAYTRAVSTEPDVYAVQGYDAGLLLAVGLDAVKGDITKRKEMIAAMEKAKIDSPRGTWTMSKAHNPIQDIYLRKVVGKENRFVSIAHKALADPARGCKL
- a CDS encoding ABC transporter ATP-binding protein → MSDTPIIAARELHSYYGASHVLHGVDFSIHAGEAVGLMGRNGMGKSTLIRTLLGHLAPRRGEVRIDGKPMTGAAPYLIARQGIAYVPEGRGIFANLTVKENLLMAARPASTGDNHWSFERVLKTFPRIAERLSHGGQQLSGGEQQMLAIGRALMTHPRLLILDEATEGLAPLIAQEIWRIVKTIRATGIAAIIVDKNFAAVSALTDRSVILVKGRVVFAGTSGEFKAQPQLLQQHLGI
- a CDS encoding benzoate-CoA ligase family protein, coding for MDGQPTALQHYNAAVDLIERNLAARPEKIAYIDEGGSYSFAELASRVNRAANALTTLGLPLESRVMVCLLDTIDFPAVFLGAIKAGLVPIAVNTLLTTNDFDFMLHDSRAQALVVSEPLLAVFKTILLKQPFLEHVVVSGANESTHPLLANLMAAAADQFTAAPTRPDDAAFWLYSSGSTGTPKGVVHVQTSMIKSAELYAQPILGIQESDVVFSAAKLFFAYGLGNGLSFPLSVGATTILLSERPTPQAVCRILKEYRPTIFYGVPTLYSALLASGELPKREESNLRRCTSAGEALPADVGRRWSEHFSVDILDGLGSTEMVHIFLSNRPHDNRYGTSGKPVPGYDIRLVDEDGNPVKKGDIGELQVAGPTGAAYYWNNREKSRNTFLGPWTRSGDKYTESDDGYFIYGGRADDMLKVGGIWVSPFEVESALASHAAVLETAVVGQPDENGLIKPKAYVVLRANVPQSAELAAALQQHVKAHLAPYKYPRWIEFVAELPKTATGKIQRFKLRA
- a CDS encoding branched-chain amino acid ABC transporter permease; translated protein: MTLPRSVLFAALLLLALVPSVASTFYLQLGAKIMIMAIFALSLDLLVGHTGLVSFGHAAYFGVAAYALALIAPKYEAVNFWLTLPAALIATAMVALIIGFLVVRTSGIYFIMVTLAFAQMLYAIFHDTKLGGGSDGIYITMRPELTISGFKPLDLENPVEFFYLVLILLGAVYIFLNYLLHSQFGRALAGIRVNPQRMRAIGFAVDAYKLGAFVLAGAIAGLAGYLAACQFGFVSPEILAWHQSGTVLMMVILGGMGRLHGAVIGAFAYVMLQELLSAEALFGVYAKHWQLAMGSLIVIIVLALPHGIGGAIDVFLHRRRVNSEASDD
- a CDS encoding amidohydrolase: MKYKCISADSHLEIRPDRYAKRVAEKFRDRAPKVITLEDGTLAVLQEGQPLERLISNISCGLPYEERRPFDPLPGESYETSPGTGSPAQRLTEQDKDDVDAEVLFPGNVGPGFWRGIGNDEAYKSVVRAYNDWLAEEYCAFSPERLIGVGVIPITNIDDAVAELKHCKKLGLKAVAIDNFPAGKRQPSAADDPFWAAAVDLQIALTIHVEFGFPRRGRGQPAVAALAFNYAKKTNPEHHVPDVIERFNKYGFRGSKQVVQMIWGGVFERFPKLNIYVAEVQIGWVPNWLDQMDNEYGRQQYWAERVLGLPRLKRMPSEYAKENVYWGFNRNPIGVRIARHDCGIDKVMWASDFPHLESDWPNSAKVIAENFIGVPEDEIYQMIVGNAVNYFHLKNW
- a CDS encoding branched-chain amino acid ABC transporter permease, which encodes MFYLIQLLNAVQYGLLLFLLASGLTLIFGIMGVINLAHGSFYMVGAYLAYWLANATGSLWLALPLAVGIAFAIGLVLETTIIRRLYQRDHLYQVLLTFGLILVFEELRSILFGNEVHGVAVPALVNFSIPLTETLSYPVYRLFVTAVCLAVAGIMYFVMHRTRLGMMIRAGNSNREMAASLGVNISLLFTLVFAVGMALAAFAGAIAAPIVSVAPAMGNQILIICFVVVVIGGIGSINGALIASLLIGLADTLGKVVVPEFSGVAIYLLMAAILLWRPQGLANKS
- a CDS encoding ABC transporter ATP-binding protein is translated as MTEAILSVENLTKHFGGVAAVENLSLQVNTRELHAVIGPNGAGKTTLIDLLSGDLTPNSGTINFLGNDIVKLAPHRRSRLGIGRSYQKTNIFPSFSAVENCRLAAQSREPRPLNWWRDADHYRDTINDARAALVTVGLAQRSDDLALALSHGEQRQLEIAMCLATQPQLLLLDEPLAGMGSEESMAMVQLIERLAASHAILLVEHDMDAVFQLAKVLTVMVDGKVIASGTPEEIRANSKVQAAYLGETDDGL